The Candidatus Methylomirabilota bacterium genome has a window encoding:
- the nrdR gene encoding transcriptional regulator NrdR: MKCPFCGHTEDRVVDSRVGREGEFIRRRRECLKCHRRYTTYEYIEDVLPHVVKRDGRREPFDRQKLRGSILKSCEKRSVGVQAVDDVVADIEARLHERAEKEITSLEMGEIVMEHLQKLDQVAYVRFASVYRQFKDISQFMDEVKGLIKEGDKAKVAKPVKPAPKK; encoded by the coding sequence ATGAAATGCCCCTTCTGCGGACACACCGAGGACCGCGTGGTCGACTCGCGGGTGGGGCGCGAGGGCGAGTTCATCCGCCGCCGCCGCGAATGTCTCAAGTGCCACCGCCGCTACACGACCTACGAGTACATCGAGGACGTGCTGCCCCACGTGGTCAAGCGGGACGGCCGGCGCGAGCCCTTCGACCGCCAGAAGCTCCGCGGCTCCATCCTCAAGTCCTGCGAGAAGCGCTCGGTGGGCGTCCAGGCCGTGGACGACGTGGTCGCCGACATCGAGGCACGCCTGCACGAGCGGGCGGAGAAGGAGATCACCAGCCTCGAGATGGGTGAGATCGTGATGGAGCACCTGCAGAAGCTCGACCAGGTCGCCTATGTCCGCTTCGCCTCGGTCTACCGGCAGTTCAAGGACATCTCCCAGTTCATGGACGAGGTCAAAGGGCTCATCAAGGAAGGCGACAAGGCGAAGGTGGCCAAGCCGGTCAAGCCGGCGCCCAAGAAGTAG
- a CDS encoding LysR family transcriptional regulator — MLMALSPVHLRTLHEIARLGSFSRAAEVLHLSQPAVSLHVRQLEDGLGLPLLERTGKRATPTRAGTVLLEHGGRALDALEAAAARVHALRGVVAGRVRVGTGATASIYLLPPILRRLRARYPELELVIVTGNTPEIAKAVTENALDLAVVTLPVRSRQLVVTPFYTDRLVAIAPPEGRRRHRRRRAFTPGHLAREPLILYERGGTIRQVIEGWFRRGRVNPRVAMELGNGEAIKELVSAGLGPSITSAISVRAEARSGTLRVIPLAPPLVRRLGIIRRRDKPLSPPLLALLRALQRRSPRRSPR, encoded by the coding sequence ATGCTGATGGCTCTGAGCCCCGTCCATCTGCGCACCCTGCACGAAATCGCCCGCCTCGGGAGCTTCTCCCGGGCCGCGGAGGTGCTCCACCTCAGCCAGCCCGCCGTCAGCCTGCACGTGCGCCAGCTCGAGGACGGCCTGGGCCTCCCCCTGCTCGAGCGCACGGGCAAGCGGGCCACCCCCACCCGCGCGGGGACGGTCCTCCTGGAGCATGGCGGCCGCGCCCTTGACGCGCTCGAGGCCGCGGCCGCCCGAGTGCACGCACTCCGCGGAGTGGTCGCGGGCCGAGTGCGGGTCGGCACCGGCGCCACCGCCAGCATCTACCTGCTCCCGCCTATCCTCCGGCGCCTGCGCGCGCGCTATCCGGAACTCGAGCTCGTCATCGTGACGGGCAATACGCCGGAGATCGCCAAGGCGGTGACCGAGAACGCCCTCGACCTGGCCGTGGTCACGCTTCCCGTCCGGTCACGACAGCTCGTGGTGACGCCCTTCTACACGGACCGGCTCGTGGCCATCGCGCCCCCCGAGGGCCGTCGGCGACACCGACGCCGACGCGCTTTCACCCCCGGCCATCTGGCGCGCGAGCCGCTCATCCTCTACGAGCGCGGAGGGACGATACGGCAGGTCATCGAGGGCTGGTTCCGGCGGGGCCGGGTGAATCCCCGAGTGGCCATGGAGCTCGGCAACGGCGAGGCCATCAAGGAGCTGGTCAGCGCCGGGCTCGGACCCTCCATCACCTCGGCGATCTCGGTCAGGGCCGAGGCGCGCTCGGGCACCCTGCGGGTCATCCCGCTCGCGCCCCCCCTGGTCAGGCGGCTCGGCATCATCAGGCGGCGCGACAAGCCGCTGAGCCCGCCGCTGCTGGCTCTCCTTCGCGCCCTCCAGAGGCGCTCCCCCCGGCGCTCTCCCCGCTAG
- a CDS encoding arsinothricin resistance N-acetyltransferase ArsN1 family A has translation MDAITVRFAAMDDAPAICTIYNQGIDDRVATLETELRDADERRRWLSSRGTRYPVLVAEARGQIIGWSSLNAFNPRRAYDHVADISVYVERSWRGQGAGRVLLARLIELGQGLGFHKLVLACFPTNKAGVALYGRMGFAAVGTYREQGLLDGRWVDVLIMERLLEQTAEKGPSAAMSACAKRPYRSPPSSTSTQP, from the coding sequence ATGGACGCCATCACCGTTCGCTTTGCCGCCATGGACGATGCCCCGGCCATCTGCACCATCTACAATCAGGGTATCGATGATCGCGTGGCCACCCTGGAGACAGAGCTGCGTGATGCCGATGAGCGACGTCGCTGGCTGTCCTCGCGCGGGACACGCTATCCCGTCCTCGTGGCCGAGGCGCGAGGGCAGATCATCGGCTGGAGCAGCCTCAACGCCTTCAACCCGCGCCGGGCCTATGACCATGTGGCCGACATCTCCGTCTACGTCGAACGGAGCTGGCGCGGCCAGGGGGCCGGTCGCGTCTTGCTCGCGCGCTTGATCGAGCTCGGCCAGGGGCTGGGCTTCCACAAGCTCGTCCTGGCATGCTTTCCGACCAACAAGGCAGGCGTGGCGCTCTACGGGCGCATGGGCTTCGCGGCCGTGGGCACCTACCGCGAGCAGGGTCTCCTCGACGGGCGGTGGGTGGACGTGCTGATCATGGAGCGCTTGCTCGAGCAGACGGCTGAAAAAGGCCCATCTGCGGCGATGAGCGCTTGCGCGAAGAGACCCTACCGCTCACCGCCGTCATCCACATCTACGCAACCATAA
- the rpiB gene encoding ribose 5-phosphate isomerase B, with product MSGAMLGVALGADHAGWELKEALKAWLMDAGYQVLDFGTHGPDSVDYPDYAAQVAEAVSVGKVDRGLLVCGTGIGMTIAANKVPGIRAALCSDVFTARMSREHNDANVLALAGRLTGRETGFEILRAWLETSFAGGRHARRVDKIAEMERVVARARAGA from the coding sequence ATGTCAGGCGCGATGCTCGGGGTTGCTCTCGGGGCTGATCACGCCGGGTGGGAGCTCAAGGAAGCCCTCAAGGCCTGGCTCATGGATGCCGGCTACCAGGTCCTGGACTTCGGCACCCACGGCCCCGATTCCGTCGACTATCCCGACTATGCCGCCCAGGTCGCCGAGGCCGTGTCCGTGGGCAAGGTCGATCGCGGACTCCTCGTCTGCGGCACCGGCATCGGCATGACCATCGCCGCCAACAAGGTGCCGGGGATCCGGGCGGCCCTCTGCAGCGACGTCTTCACCGCGCGCATGAGCCGCGAGCACAACGACGCCAATGTCCTGGCCCTGGCGGGACGTCTGACCGGGCGCGAGACCGGATTCGAAATCCTGCGCGCCTGGCTCGAGACGTCCTTTGCCGGCGGCCGTCACGCCCGCCGAGTGGACAAGATCGCGGAGATGGAGCGCGTGGTCGCGCGCGCGCGGGCCGGGGCATGA
- the glyA gene encoding serine hydroxymethyltransferase: MSSLEQVDPEIARAIRDETVRQSRNLELIASENFVSEAVLEATGSVMTNKYAEGYPGKRYYGGCEIVDIAENLAISRARQLFGAEHVNVQPHSGSQANMAVYFTLLKPGDIVLGPNLAHGGHLTAGSPMNFSGRFYTIVPYGVTKDTERIDLDQVRDLAKEHRPKLIIAGGSAFPRAIDFKPFRDIADEVGAALMADIAHPAGLVAAGLHPSPVPYADFVTTTTHKTLRGPRGGMVMCRSAYAKDLDRTVLPGIQGGPLMHVIAAKAVAFREAQTPAWRAYQAQIIKNAKALAEAMLARGYRLVSGGTDTHLLLVDLTPKGITGKDAQEALDRAWITVNKNGIPFDTKGPMVTSGVRLGTPAVTTRGMGEPEMVQIAALIDGVLGSLGSASAEAKVRGEVEELTSRFPLYAERLR; the protein is encoded by the coding sequence ATGAGCAGCCTCGAGCAGGTCGATCCCGAGATCGCGAGGGCCATTCGCGACGAGACCGTCCGCCAGTCACGCAACCTCGAGCTCATCGCGTCCGAGAACTTCGTCTCCGAGGCCGTGCTGGAGGCGACGGGCTCCGTGATGACCAACAAGTACGCCGAGGGCTATCCGGGCAAGCGCTACTACGGCGGCTGCGAGATCGTGGACATCGCCGAGAACCTCGCCATCTCCCGCGCCCGGCAGCTCTTCGGCGCCGAACACGTCAATGTCCAGCCCCACTCGGGCTCGCAGGCGAACATGGCGGTGTACTTCACGCTGCTCAAGCCCGGGGACATCGTCCTCGGACCCAATCTCGCCCACGGCGGCCATCTCACGGCGGGCAGCCCCATGAACTTCTCGGGTCGCTTCTACACCATCGTGCCCTACGGGGTGACCAAGGACACCGAGCGGATAGACCTCGACCAGGTGCGCGACCTGGCCAAGGAGCACCGCCCGAAGCTCATCATCGCGGGCGGCTCGGCCTTCCCGCGCGCCATCGACTTCAAGCCCTTTCGCGATATCGCCGATGAGGTGGGGGCCGCCCTCATGGCCGATATCGCCCATCCGGCGGGCCTGGTGGCCGCTGGCCTCCATCCCTCACCCGTGCCCTATGCCGACTTCGTCACCACCACCACGCACAAGACCCTCCGCGGGCCGCGGGGCGGCATGGTCATGTGCCGAAGCGCCTATGCCAAGGACCTGGACCGCACCGTGCTGCCCGGCATCCAGGGCGGTCCGCTCATGCACGTGATCGCCGCCAAGGCCGTGGCCTTCCGCGAGGCGCAGACCCCTGCGTGGCGGGCCTACCAGGCCCAGATCATCAAGAACGCCAAGGCCCTGGCCGAGGCCATGCTCGCGCGAGGCTATCGCCTCGTCTCCGGCGGCACGGACACGCACCTTCTCCTCGTGGACCTGACGCCGAAGGGCATCACGGGCAAGGACGCGCAGGAGGCCCTCGACCGCGCCTGGATCACCGTAAACAAGAACGGCATCCCCTTCGATACCAAGGGGCCCATGGTCACGAGTGGGGTGCGCCTCGGCACGCCGGCGGTGACCACACGCGGCATGGGGGAGCCCGAGATGGTCCAGATCGCCGCCCTCATCGACGGCGTGCTCGGCAGTCTCGGCAGTGCCTCGGCGGAGGCGAAGGTCCGGGGCGAGGTCGAGGAACTGACCTCTCGGTTCCCGCTCTACGCGGAGCGTCTGCGGTGA
- the rimI gene encoding ribosomal protein S18-alanine N-acetyltransferase, with translation MSTMDAKLRLAPMTLADLDEVVAIERVSFPTPWTPAAFRYEIQQNRVARCSVMRAGRQVVGYLCLWEIGHEIHITNLAVHPDWRHRGVGRAILAGALSEGVARGVTLAFLEVRPGNAPAVALYGRLGFQIIGRRNGYYFDTGEDALVMEARLGDDTVRAVAGNQNAGP, from the coding sequence ATGAGCACCATGGATGCGAAGCTCCGGCTCGCGCCCATGACCCTGGCCGACCTCGACGAGGTCGTGGCCATCGAGCGCGTGTCCTTCCCCACGCCGTGGACGCCCGCGGCCTTCCGGTACGAGATCCAGCAGAACCGCGTGGCGCGCTGCTCGGTGATGCGCGCGGGTCGTCAGGTGGTGGGATACCTGTGCCTCTGGGAGATCGGTCACGAGATCCACATCACCAACCTCGCCGTGCATCCGGACTGGCGTCATCGGGGCGTGGGACGGGCCATCCTGGCCGGCGCGCTCTCGGAGGGCGTGGCCCGAGGCGTCACCCTGGCCTTCCTCGAGGTGCGTCCGGGCAATGCCCCCGCCGTCGCGCTCTATGGCCGCCTCGGGTTCCAGATCATCGGACGTCGAAACGGCTACTATTTCGATACGGGCGAAGATGCCCTGGTCATGGAGGCCAGGCTCGGAGACGATACGGTCAGGGCCGTGGCGGGGAACCAGAACGCGGGGCCCTGA
- a CDS encoding 1-acyl-sn-glycerol-3-phosphate acyltransferase, which yields MAEPAGYHLFRALSRFLAAVFYRRVEVAGLERVPLTGPLVVAANHNQGLMDGILLVAALPRRLRPVAKAPLFRYPIIGQLVRLSGAIPVHRRQDDRGGAVDNQAMFSAAERVLDMGEAILIFPEGVSQPEPALMPLRTGTARLLLGAARARGSRPAATLLPVGLMFREPGTFREGSALVLVGEAVPTADLQAVPPAESDMAVRQLTERLGEALQRLIVEAGDRHVLDLVHAAESIWREEVPEAAREAEDRAAWRQRAARAYHYLAAAEPVRVAALRSRVERYVTDLELAGLTDGDLSRGYKTGPVLRYALREGGALVLGLPLALWGVVIHILPYKLTAIAVRALRPEEDVLATYKVMAGLVLYPSAWAVEAWTVWRLGGGGLLAIFLLSLLPAGFFALSWTERLERMRRQTRGLLAVLVDRNLRGHLLERRRAIMAEFQELLRQVPEPVLDGSAS from the coding sequence TTGGCTGAGCCGGCCGGCTATCACCTCTTCAGGGCTCTCTCGCGCTTTCTGGCCGCCGTCTTCTACCGGCGCGTCGAGGTCGCGGGCCTCGAGCGCGTCCCGCTCACCGGACCGCTCGTCGTCGCCGCCAATCACAACCAGGGTCTGATGGACGGCATCCTCCTCGTGGCCGCCCTGCCCCGGCGCCTCCGACCCGTCGCCAAGGCGCCCCTCTTTCGCTACCCGATCATCGGCCAGCTCGTGCGTCTCTCCGGAGCCATCCCCGTTCATCGGCGTCAGGACGATCGGGGCGGCGCGGTGGACAACCAGGCCATGTTCAGCGCGGCGGAGCGCGTGCTCGACATGGGAGAGGCGATCCTGATCTTCCCCGAGGGAGTGAGCCAGCCGGAGCCCGCGCTGATGCCGCTCCGCACCGGCACCGCGCGGCTCCTCCTGGGAGCCGCCCGTGCCCGCGGCTCTCGTCCCGCCGCGACCCTGCTGCCCGTCGGGCTCATGTTCCGCGAGCCCGGCACCTTCCGGGAGGGCTCGGCCCTCGTCCTGGTCGGGGAGGCGGTGCCGACGGCAGATCTGCAAGCGGTGCCCCCGGCGGAATCCGACATGGCGGTGAGGCAGCTCACCGAGCGTCTGGGAGAAGCCCTCCAGCGGCTCATCGTCGAAGCGGGCGATCGACATGTCCTGGATCTCGTCCACGCCGCCGAATCGATCTGGCGAGAGGAGGTGCCGGAGGCGGCGCGCGAGGCCGAGGATCGCGCAGCCTGGAGGCAGCGGGCCGCGAGAGCCTACCACTATCTGGCCGCCGCCGAGCCCGTACGCGTGGCCGCCCTGCGCTCGAGGGTCGAGCGCTACGTCACAGATCTCGAGCTCGCGGGCCTGACCGACGGCGATCTCTCCCGCGGGTACAAGACCGGTCCCGTCCTGCGCTACGCCCTCCGCGAAGGCGGCGCGCTCGTCCTGGGGCTGCCGCTGGCGCTCTGGGGCGTGGTCATCCATATCCTGCCCTACAAGCTGACGGCGATCGCCGTCCGCGCCCTCCGCCCCGAGGAAGATGTGCTCGCCACCTACAAAGTCATGGCCGGCCTCGTGCTCTATCCCTCCGCCTGGGCCGTGGAGGCCTGGACGGTCTGGCGCCTCGGCGGCGGGGGGCTCCTCGCGATCTTTCTTCTCTCCCTGCTGCCCGCGGGGTTCTTCGCTCTCTCCTGGACCGAGCGGCTCGAGCGGATGCGTCGCCAGACCCGCGGGCTCCTGGCCGTGCTCGTCGACCGGAACCTCCGCGGCCATTTGCTGGAGCGGCGCCGGGCCATCATGGCCGAGTTCCAGGAGCTCCTGCGCCAGGTGCCTGAGCCCGTGCTGGACGGGAGCGCCTCGTGA
- a CDS encoding adenylate/guanylate cyclase domain-containing protein: MAEVDRFWRRVPWILIVGNLVGALLTFVYFRVIDPPSSAQRVGPWELGFFAAGMTLLLGLGSLWVRSWIDPLVKAQSGQKELPEAEARLVRRRALLLPPMLALVTLTGWMAAGVIWGVLWPVLAGFFVPERAWRTVFGITVVAGSVSTAFIYLVAEHQWRHAMPHFFPRGDVSSVPRVMRLTVRTRLLAIFLLISVIPLAVLGMVAHTRALSLAGADAAAASHLAGELGVIIAFIVGVGIAAAIGLAIFTARSVADPLRRLEREMAAVGRGELDGRVPVVGNDEIGAVGEGFNRMLEGLREREVIRETFGKYVTREVRDEILAGRASFDGQLEEVTVLFSDLRDFTPWVERTEPREVVRELNEYFTEMEAAIRGERGLVLQYIGDEIEAVFGAPLRGADHADRALRAAREMRRRLAELNARRARAGKPPLRNGIGIHTGTVLAGNIGSAERLTYALVGDAVNLASRIQGLNKELGTEILLSEATRGRLTDGAGLATLPAVRVKGKSEEVSVFSVT; the protein is encoded by the coding sequence ATGGCCGAAGTCGACAGATTCTGGAGGCGGGTGCCGTGGATCCTGATCGTCGGCAACCTTGTCGGCGCCCTCCTGACCTTCGTCTATTTCAGGGTGATCGACCCGCCCTCGTCAGCGCAGCGCGTGGGGCCCTGGGAGCTGGGCTTCTTCGCGGCCGGGATGACCCTCCTCCTGGGACTCGGTTCCCTGTGGGTGCGGTCCTGGATCGATCCGCTCGTCAAGGCCCAGTCCGGCCAAAAGGAGCTGCCCGAGGCCGAAGCCAGGCTCGTGAGGCGGCGGGCTCTTCTCCTTCCCCCCATGCTCGCCCTGGTGACCCTGACGGGCTGGATGGCGGCTGGGGTCATCTGGGGCGTCCTGTGGCCCGTGCTCGCGGGCTTCTTTGTCCCTGAGCGGGCCTGGCGTACGGTCTTCGGGATCACCGTGGTGGCGGGCAGCGTGTCCACGGCCTTCATCTACCTGGTCGCGGAGCACCAGTGGCGCCACGCCATGCCGCACTTCTTTCCTCGCGGCGATGTGAGCAGCGTTCCGCGCGTGATGAGGCTCACCGTCCGGACGCGCCTCCTCGCCATCTTCCTGCTGATCAGCGTCATCCCGCTGGCCGTCCTCGGCATGGTCGCCCACACTCGCGCCCTCTCCCTCGCGGGCGCCGACGCGGCCGCCGCCTCCCACCTCGCGGGGGAGCTGGGGGTGATCATCGCCTTCATCGTGGGAGTGGGAATCGCTGCCGCCATCGGGCTCGCGATCTTCACGGCGCGCAGCGTGGCCGATCCCCTGCGGCGCCTCGAGCGCGAGATGGCCGCGGTGGGCCGCGGCGAGCTCGACGGCCGCGTCCCCGTGGTGGGCAATGACGAGATCGGCGCCGTGGGCGAGGGCTTCAACCGGATGCTGGAGGGGCTGCGGGAGCGCGAGGTCATCCGGGAGACCTTCGGCAAGTACGTCACCCGCGAGGTGCGCGACGAGATCCTGGCCGGGCGGGCCAGCTTCGACGGACAGCTCGAAGAGGTGACGGTGCTCTTCTCGGACCTGCGCGACTTCACCCCGTGGGTGGAGCGGACGGAGCCTCGGGAAGTGGTGCGCGAGCTCAACGAGTACTTCACCGAGATGGAGGCGGCCATCCGCGGAGAGCGCGGGCTCGTGCTGCAGTACATCGGCGACGAGATCGAGGCGGTCTTCGGCGCCCCCCTGCGGGGGGCCGACCACGCGGACCGGGCGCTTCGGGCCGCCCGCGAGATGCGCCGGCGCCTGGCCGAGCTCAACGCCCGCCGCGCCCGGGCGGGCAAGCCCCCGCTCCGGAACGGCATCGGCATCCACACGGGCACCGTCCTCGCGGGCAATATCGGGAGCGCGGAGCGGTTGACCTATGCGCTGGTGGGGGACGCGGTCAATCTCGCCTCGCGCATCCAGGGGCTCAACAAGGAGCTGGGCACCGAGATCCTGCTCAGCGAGGCGACGCGGGGCCGACTCACCGACGGGGCGGGGCTCGCCACGCTGCCCGCCGTGAGGGTGAAGGGCAAATCGGAGGAGGTCAGCGTCTTCAGCGTCACCTAG
- a CDS encoding MFS transporter, translating into MKPWRIVAWTLYDFANSSFAAVIFATIYAAYYALGVVGNEAGAGDLWWGRVVSVSMAVVAVTSPFLGGLADRAGVRRPLFIGFTALAVVATALMATVRPGMVTWGFFLGVLGNVGYEGALVYYNAYLPDLAPPSHQGRVSGWGFATGYAGSIAALLLAFPFVQSQNYGGAFLTTAALFAVFSLPAFIFLPEPHRGRVSVWQAAREGGAEVLSTARKIIRMPDLRRFLGAYFIYEDGVNTVIAFSAIFAAQTLGFPMDRLIILYIVVQVSALLGALAWAWPTDKLGPKRVVMVTLCQWTAIVVASYFVETQAQFWVLAVVAGTGLGAVQAASRTFLASLCPDGMEAELFGFYSLCGKSAAIMGPLVFGGISHAAGGNQRAGILAIGSFFLIGFVLLSRVKAGGPVRA; encoded by the coding sequence GTGAAGCCCTGGCGCATCGTCGCGTGGACGCTCTACGACTTCGCCAACTCGTCCTTCGCTGCCGTCATCTTCGCCACCATCTATGCGGCCTACTATGCGCTGGGCGTGGTGGGGAATGAGGCCGGGGCAGGGGACCTCTGGTGGGGTCGCGTGGTCTCGGTGTCCATGGCCGTGGTCGCCGTCACTTCCCCCTTTCTGGGCGGGCTCGCCGATCGCGCGGGCGTGCGCCGTCCGCTCTTCATCGGGTTCACCGCCCTCGCCGTCGTGGCCACGGCCCTCATGGCCACGGTGCGCCCGGGCATGGTGACGTGGGGCTTCTTCCTGGGCGTGCTGGGCAATGTCGGCTACGAGGGCGCCCTCGTGTACTACAACGCCTACCTGCCCGATCTGGCGCCGCCGAGCCATCAGGGCCGCGTCTCGGGCTGGGGCTTCGCCACCGGCTATGCGGGCTCCATCGCGGCGTTGCTCCTGGCCTTCCCCTTCGTCCAGTCCCAGAACTACGGCGGCGCCTTCCTGACCACGGCCGCCCTCTTCGCCGTGTTCTCACTCCCCGCATTCATCTTTCTTCCCGAGCCCCATCGCGGTCGCGTCTCCGTGTGGCAAGCCGCGCGGGAGGGAGGGGCCGAGGTCCTGTCCACCGCGCGCAAGATCATCCGCATGCCCGACCTGCGCCGATTCCTCGGCGCCTACTTCATCTACGAGGACGGCGTGAACACCGTGATCGCCTTCTCCGCCATTTTCGCTGCCCAGACCCTCGGGTTCCCCATGGACAGGCTCATCATCCTCTACATCGTGGTGCAGGTCTCGGCCCTGCTGGGCGCCCTGGCCTGGGCCTGGCCCACTGACAAGCTGGGACCGAAGCGAGTGGTGATGGTCACGCTCTGCCAGTGGACGGCCATCGTGGTGGCCTCCTACTTCGTCGAGACGCAGGCGCAGTTCTGGGTGCTCGCGGTCGTGGCGGGCACCGGACTCGGCGCCGTGCAGGCGGCCAGCCGGACCTTCCTGGCCAGCCTCTGCCCAGACGGCATGGAGGCCGAGCTCTTCGGCTTCTACTCGCTCTGCGGCAAGAGCGCCGCCATCATGGGACCGCTGGTCTTTGGCGGCATCTCGCACGCCGCGGGGGGCAATCAGCGGGCGGGAATTCTCGCCATCGGCAGCTTCTTCCTGATCGGGTTCGTGCTGCTGTCACGGGTCAAAGCCGGCGGCCCGGTGCGCGCCTAG
- the tsaB gene encoding tRNA (adenosine(37)-N6)-threonylcarbamoyltransferase complex dimerization subunit type 1 TsaB: MKVLALESATLSGGAALVDGERLLGEITLDVTVTHSERLMAAVDRLVAECGFSPRDLDGLAVSIGPGSFTGLRVGLATVKGLALALDLPIAPVPTLDALAARLPFAEAAVCPILDARKGEVYLSRYRWDGQAMVRNWDYLALTPEAAAARLEAPVILLGDGIAACRPWLARLGDGCRVAPPAQRMPSPAVVAQIGLRMLAAGEGRGADEIAPLYLRPSEAELKARRAS; encoded by the coding sequence ATGAAAGTCCTCGCGCTCGAGAGCGCCACCCTCTCAGGCGGGGCCGCCCTCGTCGACGGCGAACGCCTCCTCGGGGAGATCACGCTGGACGTCACGGTCACCCATTCGGAGCGCCTGATGGCCGCCGTCGACCGGCTGGTCGCTGAATGCGGGTTCTCCCCGCGAGATCTGGACGGACTCGCCGTGTCCATCGGGCCGGGCTCCTTCACAGGCCTCCGCGTCGGCCTCGCCACCGTCAAGGGGCTGGCCCTGGCCCTCGACCTGCCCATTGCTCCCGTGCCCACGCTCGACGCGCTCGCGGCGCGCCTGCCCTTCGCGGAGGCCGCCGTGTGCCCCATCCTGGACGCGCGCAAGGGCGAGGTCTATCTCTCCCGCTATCGCTGGGACGGACAGGCGATGGTCAGGAATTGGGATTACCTGGCCCTGACGCCGGAGGCGGCGGCGGCCCGCCTCGAGGCCCCCGTCATCCTGCTGGGGGACGGCATCGCCGCCTGCCGGCCATGGCTCGCGCGGCTGGGCGACGGCTGTCGGGTAGCTCCGCCCGCCCAGCGCATGCCGTCCCCCGCCGTGGTCGCTCAGATCGGGCTGCGCATGCTCGCGGCGGGTGAGGGGCGGGGCGCCGACGAGATCGCGCCGCTCTATCTTCGCCCCTCGGAGGCCGAGCTCAAGGCGCGGCGCGCGTCATGA
- a CDS encoding phosphoribosyltransferase family protein — protein MDAEVREKIHLEILKRTGAYHANDHILLPSGQHTSEFIEKTLVTTEASFTEGLGAVIAKHYAQWPIDVVLSTGPGALILSHCVARAHPSRPTLMYGTKGVSAGKRKVTLPAEFHRLIRPATKVLIVEDLVSSGTTVKLLSDLVEELGGQVIGIGALWRRTKKAEIAGKEIFSLVSRDFPTYPPDQCPMCKKGVALNQEFVRRREHRRPSSAREKT, from the coding sequence ATGGACGCCGAGGTTCGCGAGAAGATCCATCTGGAGATCCTGAAGCGGACGGGCGCGTACCACGCCAACGACCACATCCTCCTGCCGTCCGGCCAGCACACCAGCGAGTTCATCGAGAAGACGCTCGTGACCACGGAGGCCTCCTTCACGGAAGGGCTCGGCGCGGTCATCGCCAAGCACTACGCCCAGTGGCCCATCGACGTCGTGCTCTCCACGGGCCCCGGCGCCCTCATCCTCTCCCACTGCGTGGCGCGCGCGCACCCCTCGCGGCCCACCCTCATGTACGGCACCAAGGGCGTCTCGGCGGGCAAGCGCAAGGTCACCCTCCCCGCCGAGTTCCACCGGCTCATCAGGCCCGCCACCAAGGTGCTCATCGTCGAGGATCTCGTGAGCTCCGGAACCACGGTCAAGCTCTTGAGCGATCTCGTCGAGGAGCTGGGCGGGCAGGTCATCGGCATCGGCGCGTTGTGGCGCCGGACCAAGAAGGCCGAGATCGCCGGCAAGGAGATCTTCAGCCTGGTGAGCCGGGACTTCCCGACCTATCCGCCCGACCAATGTCCCATGTGCAAGAAGGGCGTGGCGCTCAACCAGGAATTCGTGCGCCGCCGCGAGCATCGACGGCCATCCTCGGCTCGAGAGAAGACCTAG
- a CDS encoding YceI family protein, with protein sequence MIGRLIAAVLVLAVPTWAQAEPINLRMLSNYSRATFKTDAPLETVVGNTAGPAVTGNLTVDPLKPATASGTIKVDLTTISTGVTKRDADMQGPLYLDTASNEANKFAIFEIKSIDMAGPLEPGKEVPAKVKGILTIKQKPVETVADARVTYIRLTPEQVEAQKRFGFASENIKVRSKLGTTFSNHGMSIPQLMFLKLSNEIAIETDLTFAKQ encoded by the coding sequence ATGATCGGACGACTCATCGCGGCTGTGCTCGTCCTGGCCGTGCCGACATGGGCACAGGCGGAGCCCATCAATCTCAGGATGCTCTCGAACTACTCACGCGCGACCTTCAAGACGGATGCGCCGCTCGAGACGGTCGTGGGTAACACGGCCGGCCCCGCCGTCACGGGTAATCTCACGGTGGATCCGCTGAAGCCTGCCACGGCCAGCGGCACCATCAAGGTGGACCTGACCACGATCAGTACCGGCGTCACCAAGCGCGATGCGGACATGCAGGGGCCGCTGTACCTCGACACGGCCAGCAACGAGGCGAACAAGTTCGCCATCTTCGAGATCAAGAGCATCGACATGGCCGGTCCGCTCGAGCCGGGGAAGGAAGTCCCGGCCAAGGTCAAGGGCATCCTCACCATCAAGCAAAAGCCCGTGGAGACGGTGGCCGACGCGCGCGTGACCTATATCAGGCTCACCCCGGAGCAGGTGGAAGCGCAGAAGCGGTTCGGGTTCGCCAGCGAGAACATCAAGGTCCGCTCCAAGCTGGGCACGACCTTCAGCAATCACGGCATGTCCATCCCGCAGCTGATGTTCCTGAAGCTCTCGAACGAGATCGCCATCGAGACCGACCTGACTTTCGCCAAGCAGTAG